Below is a genomic region from Terriglobales bacterium.
AGCCTGCCAACCGGCCCATCATGTCGGCCATTTGCCTGCGCTACAAGAACGTCCCGGACTCGGAAGCGAAGCAGCTCCACGCCCAGGTCGCCAGCCGCATCGAGCGCGGCGGAAAGTTCTGGATCTCGACCACCGAGATGAAGGGAAGACCGTGGTTCCGCATCAACCCGGTGAACTTCCGCACCCGCCCCGAGCACATGCGGCAACTGTTCGAGCTGCTGCGACAGGAGTGTCGCTCGGTCGCCGAAGACCTTCGGACCGCCAGCCGCCAGTCCGCCTAACACTCTGGCGGATGACTGGACGGTGCCCATGTCTGCGGCAGGCCTTTCCGCCAGGCGTGGGGTGGCTATCGCCTGCGACCGGCTCCCGGCCGCTGCTCGCTGGTGCGCTTGCCGAGTGCTGACTGCTGATTGCTTATCGCTAATTGCCTATCGCTTATCGCTCTATTTTCCCCTTGACAATCTGCTATGCCATGTTATACTTAAATCGGCTTGATTGCCAACCGGAAATAACTCCTTTGTTTGGACGAATTTGCCTTTAAGCTCTTTGAAATCAAGATTTTGCCCGACCCACTTCCGCTAACCCTTTTGCTTGGACGAACTTGCAAAAAATAGGGGAGGGGGGGGAGGGTGGGGGTGGGACGCCACCTATTTCTTGCGTTCCACCAGGAACCGGGCCAGCGCTTTCAGGGTGGCGGCGCGGTCGCCGAAGGAGTCCAGCGCCCCGCAGGCCTCGTCCACCAGGCGCCGGGCCATCTCGACCGACAGCTCCACGCCGTACAGGCCGGGATAGGTGGCCTTCTCGGTGGCGGTGTCCTTGCCCGCGGTCTTGCCCAGTTGCTCGGACGATTGCGTGACGTCGAGCACGTCGTCGGCGATCTGGAAGGCCAGGCCGATGGAACGCCCGAACTCGCGCAGGCGCGCCACCTGGGCGTCGCTGGCCCCGGCGAAAAGCCCGCCCGTGACGATGCTGGCGGTGATGAGCGCGCCGGTCTTCGAGCGGTGAATGGTCTCCAGCGTCCGGGCGTCGGGCCGCGTGCGCTCGGCTTCGAGATCCATCACCTGGCCGCCGATCATGCCGTTCACCGTGCCGGTGGCGACCGCGATTTCTTCGATGATGCGCACCCGCCGGTCCGCCGGGCACGCCAGGCGCGCCAGCACCTGGTAGGCGGTGGTCTGCAGGGCGTCGCCGGCCAGGATGGCGGTGGCTTCACCGAACGCCTTGTGGCACGTCGGACGCCCGCGCCGCAGGTCGTCGTTGTCCAGCGCCGGAAGATCGTCGTGCACCAGCGAGTAGGTATGCAGCATCTCCAGCGCCGAGCCCAGGTCTTCGATGCCTGCGGGCAGGGAACCGCAGATGAGCTGCGCCGCCTCCATCGCCAGGATGGGGCGCAGCCGCTTGCCCCCGGCGAACACGCTGTGCCGCATGGCGCGATGGATGGAAGCCGGAGGGGTTTCCGCCGCCGGCAGCAGACGCTCCAGGGCTGCATCGATGCGCTGCCGCCCCTGTTCCAGAGTTTCAGGCAACATGACTGAAAAGCCGAGTATAACAGTTGCCTTCGAGGGCCTTTTGGAGCTGCCTGTGGATGCACGCGAAGCTGTGCGAACGTCGAATGCAAACGGGAAAGCTTCCATGCCATGGCCGGTGAGACGCTTCCACTGGCCGCTTCTGGTCGTGCTTATGGCGACGGCCATCTTGTTCTTGCCGGCGTTGCGCTATCCCTTCGTCTATGACGACATCCCCCAGGTTCTTGAAAACCCGGAGCTCCGCACCTGGAATAGCCTGCCGGGCTTCTTCGTGAAATCCCTGTGGTCGGAGGTGGGCGCAAAGGGAGGCTTTTACCGGCCGCTGTTCAAGACCTGGCTGGTAGTGAACTACCAACTGTGGGGAACGAATGTCGCCGGCTGGCACGCCGCCAACCTGATATGCCATTTGCTGGCGGTCGCACTGGCCTATGCGCTGGTGCTGCGACTGACCCGCGCGCGCTCGATTGCGGCGCTGGCGGCGCTGATTTTCGGGATCCATCCCAGCCGCATCGAGAGTGTGGTCTGGATCTCGGGCATCGCCGATCCCCTGATGTCGGTGTTCCTGCTGGGCGGGCTGCTGGCCTATCTGGAATACGTGGAAACGCGCCGCGGGTCATGGCTGGCCAGCGCCGCGC
It encodes:
- a CDS encoding farnesyl diphosphate synthase — translated: MLPETLEQGRQRIDAALERLLPAAETPPASIHRAMRHSVFAGGKRLRPILAMEAAQLICGSLPAGIEDLGSALEMLHTYSLVHDDLPALDNDDLRRGRPTCHKAFGEATAILAGDALQTTAYQVLARLACPADRRVRIIEEIAVATGTVNGMIGGQVMDLEAERTRPDARTLETIHRSKTGALITASIVTGGLFAGASDAQVARLREFGRSIGLAFQIADDVLDVTQSSEQLGKTAGKDTATEKATYPGLYGVELSVEMARRLVDEACGALDSFGDRAATLKALARFLVERKK